A single Phragmites australis chromosome 4, lpPhrAust1.1, whole genome shotgun sequence DNA region contains:
- the LOC133916008 gene encoding serine carboxypeptidase 1-like isoform X2 has product MHTLPIKMKRGLLILWSLFYFSVANTATRNQANQPLEFDQLKISRKYVQGKQDTTLKNRSSPSVHRGSKNNLREQDKIISMPGQTEVVEFDQYAGYVTVDAKAGRALFYYFVETPQDPLNKPLVLWLNGGPGCSSFGTGAMLELGPFSVRSDNKTLYKKTHAWNRVANMLFVEIPAGVGYSYSNTTSDYYNTGDQRTTDDAYTFLVKWLEKFPEYRDRDFFITGESYAGHYIPELANLIVSNNRATNATIVKLKGVAIGNADLDDNVTLRASYDYYWMHAMISGRTYRAIQNKCGFNSGFNGTYTKDCQNAMNLASQEKGNVDDYDIYAPTCHDASNPSKSSDSLVFGDPCTNHYVSSYLNRPEVQRALHANTTGLSYPWMDCSQHVFDNWKDSPETMLPSIKKLISSGTRIWLYSGDMDAVCSVTSTQYVLDILGLPIETSWRPWRIDNEVAGYVVGYKHLVFATVRGSGHMVPYYQPRRAMALFSSFLEGKLPPH; this is encoded by the exons ATGCACACGCTTCCTATCAAGATGAAAAGAGGCCTCTTGATACTTTGGTCCTTGTTCTACTTCAGCGTTGCAAACACAGCCACTAGAAACCAGGCTAACCAGCCTCTTGAGTTTGATCAACTGAAAATATCCAGGAAATATGTTCAAGGAAAACAAGATACAACTCTAAAGAATAGATCTAGTCCCTCGGTGCATAGAGGCTCAAAAAACAATCTACGGGAGCAGGATAAGATCATATCAATGCCAGGGCAAACGGAGGTAGTAGAATTTGACCAATATGCAGGATATGTCACGGTGGATGCAAAGGCTGGAAGAGCTTTGTTCTACTACTTTGTTGAGACTCCTCAAGATCCTTTGAACAAACCGCTAGTCCTATGGCTGAATGGAG GGCCCGGCTGTTCATCCTTTGGAACTGGAGCCATGCTTGAACTTGGACCTTTCTCTGTCCGTAGTGACAACAAGACACTGTACAAGAAAACACATGCATGGAACAGAG TGGCCAATATGTTGTTCGTTGAGATCCCAGCTGGTGTTGGATACTCATATTCAAACACTACATCAGATTATTATAACACTGGTGACCAAAGGACCACAGATGACGCTTACACCTTTCTTGTCAAGTGGCTGGAGAAATTTCCTGAGTATCGGGACCGTGATTTCTTCATAACTGGTGAGAGCTACGCGGGTCACTATATACCAGAGCTAGCTAATCTGATTGTTTCTAACAATAGAGCCACCAATGCAACTATTGTCAAGCTTAAAGGTGTTGCA ATTGGAAATGCAGATTTGGATGATAATGTGACCCTAAGAGCATCATATGACTACTATTGGATGCATGCTATGATTTCTGGAAGAACTTACAGAGCCATCCAGAATAAATGTGGCTTTAACAGTGGCTTTAACGGGACATACACTAAAGACTGCCAGAATGCCATGAACTTAGCTTCCCAGGAAAAAGGAAATGTTGATGACTATGACATCTACGCACCAACATGCCATGATGCCTCCAATCCTTCCAAATCAAGTGACTCG TTGGTGTTTGGTGATCCATGCACAAATCACTATGTCTCCTCTTATCTAAATCGTCCTGAGGTTCAAAGGGCGCTCCATGCAAACACAACAGGGTTAAGCTACCCATGGATGGATTGCAG TCAGCATGTATTCGATAATTGGAAAGATTCGCCAGAGACGATGCTGCCATCAATCAAGAAACTCATTTCAAGTGGCACAAGGATATGGCTGTACAG TGGTGATATGGATGCAGTGTGTTCAGTCACTTCAACACAATACGTGCTGGACATTCTTGGGCTTCCTATAGAGACATCTTGGCGTCCATGGCGCATCGACAATGAG GTTGCTGGCTATGTGGTTGGATATAAACACCTGGTGTTCGCGACAGTCAGAGGATCTGGGCACATGGTCCCATACTACCAGCCTCGCAGGGCAATGGCACTATTCTCATCATTCCTCGAAGGAAAGCTCCCTCCGCACTGA
- the LOC133916008 gene encoding serine carboxypeptidase 1-like isoform X1, with protein sequence MHTLPIKMKRGLLILWSLFYFSVANTATRNQANQPLEFDQLKISRKYVQGKQDTTLKNRSSPSVHRGSKNNLREQDKIISMPGQTEVVEFDQYAGYVTVDAKAGRALFYYFVETPQDPLNKPLVLWLNGGPGCSSFGTGAMLELGPFSVRSDNKTLYKKTHAWNRVANMLFVEIPAGVGYSYSNTTSDYYNTGDQRTTDDAYTFLVKWLEKFPEYRDRDFFITGESYAGHYIPELANLIVSNNRATNATIVKLKGVAIGNADLDDNVTLRASYDYYWMHAMISGRTYRAIQNKCGFNSGFNGTYTKDCQNAMNLASQEKGNVDDYDIYAPTCHDASNPSKSSDSLVFGDPCTNHYVSSYLNRPEVQRALHANTTGLSYPWMDCSSQHVFDNWKDSPETMLPSIKKLISSGTRIWLYSGDMDAVCSVTSTQYVLDILGLPIETSWRPWRIDNEVAGYVVGYKHLVFATVRGSGHMVPYYQPRRAMALFSSFLEGKLPPH encoded by the exons ATGCACACGCTTCCTATCAAGATGAAAAGAGGCCTCTTGATACTTTGGTCCTTGTTCTACTTCAGCGTTGCAAACACAGCCACTAGAAACCAGGCTAACCAGCCTCTTGAGTTTGATCAACTGAAAATATCCAGGAAATATGTTCAAGGAAAACAAGATACAACTCTAAAGAATAGATCTAGTCCCTCGGTGCATAGAGGCTCAAAAAACAATCTACGGGAGCAGGATAAGATCATATCAATGCCAGGGCAAACGGAGGTAGTAGAATTTGACCAATATGCAGGATATGTCACGGTGGATGCAAAGGCTGGAAGAGCTTTGTTCTACTACTTTGTTGAGACTCCTCAAGATCCTTTGAACAAACCGCTAGTCCTATGGCTGAATGGAG GGCCCGGCTGTTCATCCTTTGGAACTGGAGCCATGCTTGAACTTGGACCTTTCTCTGTCCGTAGTGACAACAAGACACTGTACAAGAAAACACATGCATGGAACAGAG TGGCCAATATGTTGTTCGTTGAGATCCCAGCTGGTGTTGGATACTCATATTCAAACACTACATCAGATTATTATAACACTGGTGACCAAAGGACCACAGATGACGCTTACACCTTTCTTGTCAAGTGGCTGGAGAAATTTCCTGAGTATCGGGACCGTGATTTCTTCATAACTGGTGAGAGCTACGCGGGTCACTATATACCAGAGCTAGCTAATCTGATTGTTTCTAACAATAGAGCCACCAATGCAACTATTGTCAAGCTTAAAGGTGTTGCA ATTGGAAATGCAGATTTGGATGATAATGTGACCCTAAGAGCATCATATGACTACTATTGGATGCATGCTATGATTTCTGGAAGAACTTACAGAGCCATCCAGAATAAATGTGGCTTTAACAGTGGCTTTAACGGGACATACACTAAAGACTGCCAGAATGCCATGAACTTAGCTTCCCAGGAAAAAGGAAATGTTGATGACTATGACATCTACGCACCAACATGCCATGATGCCTCCAATCCTTCCAAATCAAGTGACTCG TTGGTGTTTGGTGATCCATGCACAAATCACTATGTCTCCTCTTATCTAAATCGTCCTGAGGTTCAAAGGGCGCTCCATGCAAACACAACAGGGTTAAGCTACCCATGGATGGATTGCAG TAGTCAGCATGTATTCGATAATTGGAAAGATTCGCCAGAGACGATGCTGCCATCAATCAAGAAACTCATTTCAAGTGGCACAAGGATATGGCTGTACAG TGGTGATATGGATGCAGTGTGTTCAGTCACTTCAACACAATACGTGCTGGACATTCTTGGGCTTCCTATAGAGACATCTTGGCGTCCATGGCGCATCGACAATGAG GTTGCTGGCTATGTGGTTGGATATAAACACCTGGTGTTCGCGACAGTCAGAGGATCTGGGCACATGGTCCCATACTACCAGCCTCGCAGGGCAATGGCACTATTCTCATCATTCCTCGAAGGAAAGCTCCCTCCGCACTGA
- the LOC133916008 gene encoding serine carboxypeptidase 1-like isoform X3, with the protein MHTLPIKMKRGLLILWSLFYFSVANTATRNQANQPLEFDQLKISRKYVQGKQDTTLKNRSSPSVHRGSKNNLREQDKIISMPGQTEVVEFDQYAGYVTVDAKAGRALFYYFVETPQDPLNKPLVLWLNGGPGCSSFGTGAMLELGPFSVRSDNKTLYKKTHAWNRVANMLFVEIPAGVGYSYSNTTSDYYNTGDQRTTDDAYTFLVKWLEKFPEYRDRDFFITGESYAGHYIPELANLIVSNNRATNATIVKLKGVAIGNADLDDNVTLRASYDYYWMHAMISGRTYRAIQNKCGFNSGFNGTYTKDCQNAMNLASQEKGNVDDYDIYAPTCHDASNPSKSSDSLVFGDPCTNHYVSSYLNRPEVQRALHANTTGLSYPWMDCSSQHVFDNWKDSPETMLPSIKKLISSGTRIWLYSGDMDAVCSVTSTQYVLDILGLPIETSWRPWRIDNEVQSPLFIR; encoded by the exons ATGCACACGCTTCCTATCAAGATGAAAAGAGGCCTCTTGATACTTTGGTCCTTGTTCTACTTCAGCGTTGCAAACACAGCCACTAGAAACCAGGCTAACCAGCCTCTTGAGTTTGATCAACTGAAAATATCCAGGAAATATGTTCAAGGAAAACAAGATACAACTCTAAAGAATAGATCTAGTCCCTCGGTGCATAGAGGCTCAAAAAACAATCTACGGGAGCAGGATAAGATCATATCAATGCCAGGGCAAACGGAGGTAGTAGAATTTGACCAATATGCAGGATATGTCACGGTGGATGCAAAGGCTGGAAGAGCTTTGTTCTACTACTTTGTTGAGACTCCTCAAGATCCTTTGAACAAACCGCTAGTCCTATGGCTGAATGGAG GGCCCGGCTGTTCATCCTTTGGAACTGGAGCCATGCTTGAACTTGGACCTTTCTCTGTCCGTAGTGACAACAAGACACTGTACAAGAAAACACATGCATGGAACAGAG TGGCCAATATGTTGTTCGTTGAGATCCCAGCTGGTGTTGGATACTCATATTCAAACACTACATCAGATTATTATAACACTGGTGACCAAAGGACCACAGATGACGCTTACACCTTTCTTGTCAAGTGGCTGGAGAAATTTCCTGAGTATCGGGACCGTGATTTCTTCATAACTGGTGAGAGCTACGCGGGTCACTATATACCAGAGCTAGCTAATCTGATTGTTTCTAACAATAGAGCCACCAATGCAACTATTGTCAAGCTTAAAGGTGTTGCA ATTGGAAATGCAGATTTGGATGATAATGTGACCCTAAGAGCATCATATGACTACTATTGGATGCATGCTATGATTTCTGGAAGAACTTACAGAGCCATCCAGAATAAATGTGGCTTTAACAGTGGCTTTAACGGGACATACACTAAAGACTGCCAGAATGCCATGAACTTAGCTTCCCAGGAAAAAGGAAATGTTGATGACTATGACATCTACGCACCAACATGCCATGATGCCTCCAATCCTTCCAAATCAAGTGACTCG TTGGTGTTTGGTGATCCATGCACAAATCACTATGTCTCCTCTTATCTAAATCGTCCTGAGGTTCAAAGGGCGCTCCATGCAAACACAACAGGGTTAAGCTACCCATGGATGGATTGCAG TAGTCAGCATGTATTCGATAATTGGAAAGATTCGCCAGAGACGATGCTGCCATCAATCAAGAAACTCATTTCAAGTGGCACAAGGATATGGCTGTACAG TGGTGATATGGATGCAGTGTGTTCAGTCACTTCAACACAATACGTGCTGGACATTCTTGGGCTTCCTATAGAGACATCTTGGCGTCCATGGCGCATCGACAATGAGGTACAGAGCCCACTGTTTATCAGATGA